A portion of the Ricinus communis isolate WT05 ecotype wild-type chromosome 10, ASM1957865v1, whole genome shotgun sequence genome contains these proteins:
- the LOC8276537 gene encoding putative disease resistance protein RGA3 — MAEIVLIAFLQVLFDKLASSQLEEYGMWMGAKKELEKLESTLSTIAAVLEDAEDRQVKDKAVRNWLTKLKDAVLDADDALDEFATKALQQKVKSQNDSKHWVSSFLLVPKSAALYVKMEFKMKGINERLNAIALERVNFHFNEGIGDVEKEKEDDERRQTHSFVIESEIFGREKDKADIVDMLIGWGKGEDLSIIPIVGMGGMGKTTLAQLAFNDVKVKEFFKLRMWICVSEDFDVQRLTKAIIEAVTKEGCDLLGMDLLQTRLRDRLAGERFLLVLDDVWSEDYNKWDRLRTLLRGGAKGSKIIVTSRSARVAAIMSSLSTCYLAGLSEDDCWTLFSKRAFGIGGAEETPRMVAIGKEIVKKCGGNPLAVNTLGSLMHSRRDEQEWIYVKDNELWKLPQECDGILPALRISYNHLPSYLKRCFAYAAVFPKDYEINKDRLIQMWIAEGLVEISNCDEKLEDMGNTYFKYLVWRSFFQVARECEDGSIISCKIHDLMHDLAQFVAGVECSVLEAGSNQIIPKGTRHLSLVCNKVTENIPKCFYKAKNLHTLLALTEKQEAVQVPRSLFLKFRYLHVLILNSTCIRKLPNSLGKLIHLRLLDVSHTDIEALPKSITSLVNLQTLNLSHCFELQELPKNTRNLISLRHTIIDHCHSLSKMPSRIGELTSLQTLSQFIVGKEYGCRLGELKLLNLRGELVIKKLENVMYRRDAKEARLQEKHNLSLLKLSWDRPHDISEIVLEALKPHENLKRFHLKGYMGVKFPTWMMDAILSKLVEIKLKKCMRCEFLPPLGQLPVLKALYIRGMDAVTYVGKEFYGNGVINGFPLLEHFEIHAMPNLEEWLNFDEGQALTRVKKLVVKGCPKLRNMPRNLSSLEELELSDSNEMLLRVLPSLTSLATLRISEFSEVISLEREVENLTNLKSLHIKMCDKLVFLPRGISNLTSLGVLGIWSCSTLTSLPEIQGLISLRELTILNCCMLSSLAGLQHLTALEKLCIVGCPKMVHLMEEDVQNFTSLQSLTISHCFKFTSLPVGIQHMTTLRDLHLLDFPGLQTLPEWIENLKLLRELSIWDCPNLTSLPNAMQHLTSLEFLSIWKCPNLEKRCKKEEGEDWHKIKHVPDIEIKDQEIRMEQIMAPEIAANDKHLGRLLGEAKKIRTAIVHSLKAAQVIIGGVSLRKQRQ; from the coding sequence ATGGCAGAAATAGTTCTGATCGCTTTTCTGCAGGTTCTGTTTGATAAATTAGCTTCTTCACAGCTTGAAGAGTATGGGATGTGGATGGGTGCTAAAAAGGAGCTAGAGAAGCTGGAGAGTACTCTATCTACAATTGCAGCAGTGCTTGAAGATGCAGAGGATCGGCAAGTGAAGGACAAGGCGGTTCGGAATTGGTTAACAAAGCTCAAAGATGCAGTTTTGGATGCTGATGATGCATTGGATGAGTTTGCAACCAAGGCTTTGCAGCAAAAGGTGAAATCTCAGAATGATAGCAAGCACTGGGTGTCTAGTTTCCTTCTTGTACCCAAGTCTGCTgctttatatgttaaaatggAATTCAAGATGAAGGGGATCAATGAGAGGTTGAATGCTATTGCATTGGAGAGagtgaattttcattttaacgAGGGAATTGGAGATGTGgagaaggaaaaggaagatGATGAGAGACGACAGACACATTCTTTTGTGATTGAATCTGAAATTTTTGGAAGGGAAAAGGATAAGGCAGATATTGTAGATATGTTGATTGGTTGGGGTAAAGGAGAAGATCTTTCCATCATTCCAATTGTAGGCATGGGGGGAATGGGTAAAACAACTCTTGCTCAATTGGCCTTCAATGATGTCAAGGTAAAAGAATTTTTCAAGTTAAGGATGTGGATTTGCGTCTCTGAGGATTTTGATGTTCAAAGACTGACAAAAGCAATCATAGAAGCTGTGACAAAAGAAGGATGTGATCTCTTGGGGATGGATCTACTACAAACTAGACTTCGAGACAGATTGGCTGGGGAGAGATTTCTACTTGTTCTGGATGATGTTTGGAGCGAAGACTACAACAAATGGGATCGTTTAAGAACTTTGTTAAGAGGAGGTGCAAAGGGAAGCAAAATCATAGTTACCAGTCGTAGTGCAAGAGTTGCTGCAATAATGAGCTCGTTATCAACATGTTATCTGGCAGGACTATCCGAGGATGATTGTTGGACTTTGTTCAGTAAACGAGCATTCGGAATTGGGGGAGCAGAGGAGACTCCTAGAATGGTGGCTATTGGGAAGGAAATCGTCAAGAAATGTGGAGGGAATCCTCTGGCAGTTAATACTCTCGGAAGCTTGATGCATTCTAGAAGGGATGAACAAGAGTGGATATATGTCAAGGACAATGAACTCTGGAAACTCCCTCAAGAATGCGATGGAATCTTACCTGCACTGAGAATTAGTTACAATCACTTGCCATCTTATTTAAAGAGGTGCTTTGCTTACGCTGCAGTTTTCCCAAAAGATTATGAAATCAATAAAGATAGGCTCATTCAAATGTGGATAGCAGAGGGCCTGGTGGAAATCAGTAATTGTGATGAGAAGCTAGAAGATATGGGAAACACCTATTTTAAGTATTTGGTGTGGAGATCTTTCTTCCAAGTTGCAAGGGAATGTGAAGATGGTAGCATTATTTCTTGCAAGATCCATGATCTTATGCATGATCTTGCACAGTTTGTTGCTGGAGTTGAGTGTTCAGTTCTTGAGGCTGGCTCAAATCAGATCATACCCAAGGGAACTCGCCACTTATCATTGGTCTGCAATAAAGTTACGGAAAACATCCCAAAATGCTTTTATAAAGCAAAGAACTTGCATACCCTTCTTGCATTGACAGAAAAGCAGGAGGCTGTCCAGGTTCCTCGTTCACTTTTCTTGAAGTTCAGGTACTTGCATGTGTTGATTCTAAACAGCACTTGTATCAGAAAGTTGCCAAACTCTTTAGGCAAGTTGATACATCTCAGGCTCCTAGATGTTTCTCACACTGATATTGAAGCATTACCTAAATCCATCACCTCTCTAGTAAATCTGCAGACCTTGAATCTGTCCCATTGTTTTGAACTTCAAGAATTGCCCAAAAACACAAGAAACTTAATTAGCCTTAGGCATACCATTATTGATCACTGTCATTCATTATCAAAGATGCCCTCTAGGATTGGAGAATTAACTTCGCTACAAACACTATCACAGTTCATTGTGGGCAAGGAGTATGGTTGTAGATTGGGAGAGTTGAAGTTGCTGAATCTCAGAGGTGAATTGGTTATAAAAAAGCTTGAAAATGTAATGTACAGAAGAGATGCTAAGGAAGCAAGATTGCAAGAGAAGCATAATCTTTCCTTATTGAAACTATCATGGGACCGTCCGCATGACATTTCAGAAATTGTATTAGAAGCCCTCAAACCTCATGAAAACCTGAAGAGATTTCACCTAAAAGGGTATATGGGCGTGAAGTTCCCTACTTGGATGATGGATGCAATTCTATCAAAGCTAGTGGAGATCAAGCTGAAGAAATGCATGAGATGTGAATTTCTCCCGCCACTTGGACAGCTTCCTGTTCTCAAGGCTCTTTACATCAGAGGTATGGATGCTGTCACATATGTTGGTAAAGAGTTCTATGGCAATGGTGTTATTAACGGATTTCCATTACTCGAACATTTTGAGATTCATGCTATGCCTAACCTTGAAGAATGGCTAAACTTTGATGAAGGCCAAGCACTAACCCGCGTCAAGAAATTAGTAGTAAAAGGATGTCCAAAGTTGAGAAATATGCCCCGTAACCTTTCATCTCTCGAGGAGTTGGAGCTGAGTGATAGCAACGAGATGTTATTAAGGGTACTGCCAAGCCTAACCTCCCTTGCTACTCTACGAATATCTGAATTTTCTGAAGTTATCTCTTTGGAAAGGGAAGTCGAAAATCTCACCAATTTGAAATCCCTTCATATTAAGATGTGTGATAAATTGGTCTTCTTACCCCGGGGAATAAGCAATCTCACTAGTCTTGGGGTTCTTGGCATTTGGAGCTGCTCAACCTTAACATCCTTGCCAGAGATACAAGGCCTAATCTCACTTCGAGAGCTAACTATATTGAACTGCTGTATGTTGTCATCTTTAGCAGGATTACAACATCTTACTGCTCTTGAAAAGCTATGCATTGTAGGTTGTCCAAAAATGGTTCATTTAATGGAGGAAGATGTACAAAACTTCACTTCTTTACAGTCTTTGACAATCTCCCATTGCTTCAAGTTCACCTCCCTGCCTGTTGGCATCCAACATATGACTACATTGAGGGATCTTCACCTACTAGACTTTCCTGGTCTGCAGACCCTGCCAGAATGGATTGAAAACCTGAAGTTACTACGCGAGCTGTCAATATGGGACTGTCCTAATCTTACATCATTGCCAAATGCAATGCAGCATCTGACTTCACTAGAGTTTCTTTCAATTTGGAAATGTCCGAATTTGGAGAAGAGGTGCAAGAAGGAGGAAGGTGAAGATTGGCATAAGATAAAACATGTTCCAGATATCGAAATCAAAGACCAGGAGATCAGAATGGAACAGATTATGGCACCCGAGATAGCTGCAAATGATAAGCATTTAGGAAGACTTCTTGGTGAggcaaagaaaataagaacTGCTATTGTACATTCTCTGAAAGCAGCTCAAGTGATAATAGGTGGAGTTTCCTTGAGAAAGCAAAGGCAATGA